A DNA window from Porites lutea chromosome 6, jaPorLute2.1, whole genome shotgun sequence contains the following coding sequences:
- the LOC140940579 gene encoding uncharacterized protein, with product MADSKGMCPHRQYMDDPNIVWREGKPDFTQVNKAYLEGRTRVHKEGSLEKIVEDLVKTWEMEASHKTRVEDWQSVDTEVFTIRANHQRSFTLKEMIEEGNYNVLMQQQPLYNSETHTLESSHELFRSAFSKGFPWELIEVFSGPPRVAFSWRHWAHWTGPYKGKDPTGELLEMYGMAVAEVDENLKIKSIDVHYDPNQILMKLEGQK from the exons ATGGCAGACAGTAAAGGAATGTGTCCTCACAGACAGTATATGGACGATCCAAACATTGTTTGGCGGGAAGGAAAACCCGACTTTACGCAGGTCAACAAAGCTTATTTAGAGGGGAGGACACGAGTACACAAGGAGGGGTCCCTGGAAAAAATTGTCGAAGATTTAGTGAAGACCTGGGAAATGGAAGCCTCGCACAAAACCCGCGTTGAG GACTGGCAGTCCGTTGACACAGAAGTGTTCACCATTCGTGCAAACCATCAACGTTCATTCACTTTAAAGGAAATGATTGAGGAGGGAAATTACAATGTACTGATGCAGCAACAACCGCTGTACAACAGTGAGACTCACACCCTTGAATCTTCCCATGAGCTGTTTCGGTCTGCATTCAGCAAGGGATTTCCATGGGAACTGATAGAAGTCTTTTCCG GTCCGCCTAGAGTAGCTTTCTCCTGGCGCCACTGGGCTCACTGGACAGGACCATATAAGGGCAAGGACCCGACGGGAGAGTTACTGGAAATGTACGGCATGGCTGTAGCTGAGGTGGACGAGAACTTGAAAATCAAGTCTATTGATGTTCACTATGATCCTAATCAGATTCTGATGAAGTTGGagggacaaaaataa